The following DNA comes from Cellulophaga sp. HaHa_2_95.
AAGGCTTATGCAGTATTTGTTCTGTTATTTGTCTCCTTCGGGGCACTATCTCAGGTTACGACCTCTAATATTAAGGGTCTTATTATTGACGATGTTAATGAACCATTATTTGGCGCTAACATTGTAGCAGTTCATACACCAACAGGTACTACCTACGGTGCGATTTCTAATGAAGACGGTAGATTTAATTTACTAAATTTAAGAGTAGGGGGTCCTTACGAGGTATCTATCTCATATATTGGGTACAAAACACAATCTAAGTCGGATGTTTATTTAACTTTAGGTCAAACTTTTAATGTAAATGTTACCTTGGCTTCTGATAGTCAGGCTTTACAGGAAGTTGTGGTAGTATCAGATCAAAGTGGAACCTTTGGTAGTGATCGTACAGGTGCAGAAACTAGTGTTGGGCGCAGAGAATTAACGCGTCTGCCAACAATATCTAGATCTGCTTCAGATTTTACGCGATTAGAGCCTACAGCAAGTGGCAACTCTTTCGGAGGGCGTAATGATCAATACAACAACTTTTCTTTAGATGGTGCTATTTTTAATAACCCATTTGGTTTGGATTCTCCAACACCTGGAGGGCAAACAGGATCACAGCCTATTTCTTTAGATGCTATTGAGCAAATACAAGTATCTACAGCTCCATATGATGTATCGCAATCAGGTTTTACTGGAGCAACCGTAAATGCAGTTACTAAAAGCGGTACTAACGAATTTCATGGTACGGTGTATGGGTTCTTTAGAAATGAAGATTTAACCGGTGGTAAGGTAAAAGGTGAAGACGTTATCAAACCTAAATTATCACAAAATCAATATGGTGTTAGTATAGGAGGTCCTATAGTTAAAAATAAATTGTTCTTTTTTGCGAATTTTGAAAAAGAAGAAAGAGATGACTTAGGAACTAATGGATGGATTCCGAATACGGGTTCTGGCGCTATAAATGAGTCTAGAGTATTAGAATCAGATTTAATGGCTGTGCAATCGGCATTAGCGGGTCTTGGTTATGATACTGGTGCTTATAGTGGTTTTACCTACGGATCAGGTTCTACAAAGGGACTTTTTAAATTAGATTGGAATATTAATGATAAGAACAGGTTAGCACTTATCTATAATTTTTTAGATGCATCTAGTGAAAAACCAGCTCACCCTACAGCAATTGGGCTTAGAGGACCTAGTTTTTCTACGCTACAATTTGAAAAATCTGGATATGAAATCAATAATAAATTAAATTCATTTCAATTAGAATTAAACTCTACCCTATCTGATGAAGTAACAAATAAGTTACAAGTGGGGTATACGCATTTTGATGATTTTAGAGATCCGCTTTCTTCGCCGGCTCCAAGTATTCTTATTCAAGATGGTGCGGGATCTAATTATATAGTAGCAGGTCATGAGCCTTTTTCTATTCACAATAGGTTAGATCAAAAAGTTTTTCAGTTAACTAATAATATGAACATTTTTAAAGGGAACCACACCTATACGGTTGGATTTTCTTTTGAAAAGTTTCAATTTGACAACTCTTTCAATTTAGGTAATTATGGAGGTACGTTTGGTTTTGATGTTAATGGTACTCCAAATGATTTTAGTGACGATCGTAATTTTCAGTCTGTAGCAGAATTTTTATCTTTTGCACAACCAGGAGGATTAATTGATGGGATGATTCAAGGTGCTGAAGCTCAATTTGCAAATAACAATCAATTTGATGATGGAGACGGGTGGCAGTTGGCAGAAACTAATGTAGGTCAATTATCTTTCTATGTTCAGGATGAATGGAGTGCTACAGAGAATTTAAAATTGACCTATGGTATTCGTTTTGATAAGCCGCTTTATTTTGATACTAGAGATAAGATTAGAGAAAATATCGAAAGAAAAATTGGAAATTATCAGCCAGATAATTTATACTACAATCCAAATACAGGTGAGCAAACTACGATTGATTCAGAAACTTTACCGAATAATAACTGGTTAGTTTCTCCAAGATTTGGTTTTAACTGGGATTTAAAAGGTGATAAAACAACGCAATTACGAGGTGGTACAGGTGTATTTACAGGTAGATTACCATTTGTATGGTTAGGTAATCAAGTGCAAGGGGTAGATTTCTTTTTCTATCAAGCAGTAGATCCTGATTTTCAATGGCCGCAAGTTTGGAGAACTAATTTAGGAGTTGATCATCGTTTTGATAACGATATTGTGTTAACGGCAGATGTTTCCTATACTAAGGATTTGAATGCTGCACACGTTCAAAACTGGGGATTAGATACGCCTAGCGGAACTTTAAATGCACCGGGTGATAATAGATCTGTGTATGAGGCTGGTGATTTTGCATCAAATGCTTTTGGAGGGTCTACTAATGCTTACGTATTTACAAACTCAGATAAGGGAAGAGTATGGAATGCATCTGTTAAGGCTCAGAAAAATTTTAATAATGGCTTGTATGTAATGGGGGCTTATAGTTATTTAAATGCTAAAGATGTAAACTCAATAGAAGCAGAGATTACGGGAGATGCGTTTGATTTTAATCCAACTCTAGGAAATGCTAATGAAGATGTGTTAGGTTTCTCTAAATATGGAGATACCCACAGATTTATTGGGGTGTTGTCTAAGAACTTTGAATATGGTCAAGGAAAATGGAATACAACAATTTCAACGTTCTTTGAGTACGGACAAGGAGCTCGTTACAATTATACCTATGCAGGAAATATTAACGGCGATAGTTCTTTCCAAAATAACGATTTATTATATATTCCGACTGCTGCAGAAGTTGGGCAAATGCAATTTTCAGGAGCAGGTCAAGCAGAAGCTTTTGAAGCGTATATTCAACAAGATGATTATTTAAGTGATAATAGAGGTGAGTATATGGAGCGTTATGGCGCATTAGCACCGTGGAGAGGTAAATGGGATATGAAAATATTACAGGATTACACCTTTAATAATGATAATAAAATTCAATTTAGTATTGATGTTCTTAATGTAGGTAACTTAATTAATTCTGATTGGGGTGTTATCCAACAGCCTAATAATGTGAGTCCTATTGGAGTTTCTGTAGATGCTACCAATACGCCAACTTACACATTTGACCCTAGTTTAACTAAGACATACGGGTTTGATGCTAGTTTAGCATCAAGATGGCAAGCGCAATTTGGAGTGCGTTACATCTTCTAATGAAAAATAAATAATATTAAATCTTAAAAAGGCTGTACAATTTGTACAGCCTTTTTATTTTTGCCAAGATTTTGAATTTGTACAAAAGCAAATCAAACAGTAAAAGCAAGTAATGAAGTATACAAGACTTACAAAGCAGCAGTTAGAAGAATTGCATCAGGAGTTTATTAATTTCTTAGCCACACAATCTATCACAGGGGATGAATGGGAAAAAATTAAAACAGATACTCCAGAAGTAGCGGAAGAAGAAATAGACGTTTTTTCAGATTTAGTTTGGGAGGGTGTTTTGAATAAAGTAGATTTTGTGGAGAATATTTCAGCGCAACAAATGCACTTATTCCATTTAACAGATAAAGAGATGAAATTAATATCTGTAAAGGTGATGAACCCTGAGATAGACTTAACAACAGAAATAGGCTTTAATTGGTTTAAGAAAAACTGGCAGTCAGATTTTGTAGAATATCTTTCTGCATCTAAAGCCTATAAGGACGATAAGAACCTGGATAAATTTGAACTTATAAAAAAAGGTGCTGTAATTACAAAAGGGGAGTTGTATCAATGGTTTGAAAAAGTCATAGGATAAGTCGATATTAGCGGCTGATTTCTGAGAACTCACGTTAATTTTGAATTTCAGAACTTTTGTGAGTACGGCATAAGCGTAATTTAAGATAGCGTTTAATACTAATTTAAGGTCTTAGTAAAGACAAGAACACATACTATTACATGGCACAAAAACCATCTATTCCAAAAGGAACCAGAGATTTTACACCTTCAGAGGTCGTAAAGCGTAATTATATATTTGATACGATCAAAAAGAATTTTCAAACGTTCGGTTTTCAACCTATTGAAACACCCTCTTTTGAAAACTCTGATACCTTAATGGGGAAGTATGGCGACGAAGGAGATCGTTTAATATTTAAAATATTAAATTCTGGAGATTATTTAAATAAAGTAGATGATGCTATTTATCGTGAGAAGAACTCAAATGCTATAACTTCAAAAATCTCGGAGAAAGCATTGCGTTATGATCTTACAGTTCCCTTTGCGCGTTATGTAGTAATGCATCAAAACGAAATAGACTTTCCGTTTAAAAGATATCAGATACAACCAGTTTGGAGAGCAGATAGGCCTCAGAAAGGTCGTTTTAGAGAATTCTATCAATGTGATGCAGATGTCGTAGGTTCAAACTCATTATTGCAGGAGGTAGAGTTTGTGCAATTGTATGATGCTGTATTTGCTGATTTAAAGTTAGATGGGGTGACCATCAAGATGAATAATAGAAAAATCTTAGCCGGTATCGCGGAGGTAATTGGTGCAAAAGATAATTTAATAGACTTTACTGTTGCATTAGATAAATTAGATAAAATTGGGGAAGAAGGTGTTAAGAAGGAAATGCTAGAAAAAGGTATTTCTGAGGCTTCTATAGAAAAAGCATCACCATTGTTTAATTTAACAGGAACTAATTTAGAGCAGTTAGATGCTTTAGAGAAGCTTTTATCCTCTTCAGAAGAAGGAGCAAAAGGGGTAGAGGAACTTCGGTTTATTATGGAAACAATTTCTGAGCTTGGCTTGCAAACAGCAACTTTGGCTATAGATGTTACTTTAGCCCGTGGACTTAATTATTATACAGGAGCTATTTTTGAAGTTGGAGCTCCAGAAGGAGTGAAGATGGGTTCTATTGGTGGCGGTGGTCGTTATGATGACTTAACGGGTATATTTGGGTTAAAAGATGTAAGTGGCGTAGGTATTTCTTTTGGATTAGATAGAATCTACCTAGTTTTAGAAGAATTGGATCTTTTTCCGGAAGCGATAGATCGCTCTTTACAAGTGTTGTGTGTTAATTTTGGAGAGAAAGAAGCATTAACAGCACTAAAATTAGTGACTAACTTAAGGAAAATAGGTATCAAGGCAGATGTGTATCCTAGCAGCGCTAAAATGCAAAAGCAAATGAAATATGCAAATAACAGAAACGTGCCTTTTGTTATTTTGATAGGGGATGAGGAATTAGCAAATAACTCTTTTGTAGTTAAAAATATGAAAGCGGGTTCTCAAGAGACCTATAGCTTGGATAAGGTAGAAGAATTTAGTGCTACGCTATAATTCTTTTTTAATGGCTTTAATAACGGTTTTGTAATACGTTGCGGAATGTGGCACGTACTTTTTAGGGTTTGCCATTCCCCAAGTTTCTTCAGAAAATTTTATAAGCGAGGTGAGTTGTAAATCTTCCACTTCGCTTTCTTGTTTTATTAGCTCTTGTAATGGTACTTTTAATTCAGCAATAAAAGTGTGGTGAAACTCTGCGTCAATTAATTCAAGATGATGATTTTGAATGGATTTGAAGACGCCTATTTTTTTTAAATCATTCTTAGAAACTAGCAAACCAATCTCTTCTTCAATTTCTCTTAGTGCAGCAGTTTCAATGGCTTCTCCAGCGTGTATGTGTCCCGCAACAGAAACATCAAACAATAGAGGGAAAGTATTTTTGTCTTTCCCCCGTTGTTGTAATAAAATTTGATGATTTTTTGTATAAAACCAGATATGAACTGTTTGATGAAAAATGCCATCACGGTGAGCTACGGACTTCAAAACGGTTTCACCTGTTTTAAGACCATTATCGGTTACGATGTCAATTAGTTCATCCATATTTTAGTAAAAAATCTGTCACCTTAAAAAATAATAAGATGTACTTTATTCGAAATAACTAAATGTTTCTCCGTCTTTAATATTTAATACAGTTTCATATATAAGTTTAATAACATTTTCTACGTCATCTTGGTGTACAGTTTCTACTGTAGTATGCATATAGCGTAGTGGTAAAGAAATTAAGGCAGAAGCTACACCGCCATTGCTATACGCAAAAGCGTCTGTATCCGTACCTGTATAGCGAGAAGAAGCCATTCTTTGAAAAGGTATGTTATTAGCTTCAGCAGTTTTGATAATACGTTCACGTAATTTATTTTGAACGGCAGGAGCATAAGAGATTACAGGGCCAGCACCTATTTCCGTATGACCTTGTTTTTTCTTATCAATCATAGGAGTTGTGGTATCATGACATACATCTGTAACTATGGCAACATTAGGTTTAATAGTTTGTGTAATCATCTCAGCGCCTCTAAGACCAATTTCTTCTTGTACAGAATTGGTAATGTAGAGTCCAAACGGTAATTTCTTTTTATTTTCATGTAAAAGTCGCGCTACTTCTGCAATCATAAAACCACCAGCTCTATTGTCTATTGCTCTGCAGACAAATTTATTTCCGTTTAAAATTTGGAACGTATCAGGGTAGGTAATAACACATCCCACGTGAACACCCATCTTTTCTACCTCTTTCTTATCCTTTGCGCCTATGTCAATAAATATATTATCTAGTTTTGGAGCTTCTTCTTTAGAATTATCACGAGTGTGTATTGCTGGCCATCCAAAAATACCTTTTACAATACCTTTATCAGTGTGGATATTCACCCATTTAGAAGGTGCAATTTGATGGTCACTTCCGCCATTTCTAATAACATACAGTAATCCTTCGTCAGTAATGTAATTTACATACCAAGAAATTTCATCAGAATGTCCTTCTATAACAACCTTGTACTTAGCGTCAGGGTTGATAACACCAACAGCTGTGCCGTAGGTGTCCGTAATAAAAGTGTCTACATATGGTTTAAGGTATTCCATCCAAATTTTCTGACCTTCAGATTCGTATCCGGTAGGAGAAGCGTTATTTAAGTATTTTTCTAAAAACTCAATTGATTTTTTAGTTAGAATTTTATTTGTACTCATTATATGTGTATTTTCTAACGAAGTTAAGAATATTCACTTTTATTTAATAGCAATGCTGTGGTTTATTATTAATTTTGATATTCAGTTTGTGATAATTTTATAGATGAAAAAGAACTTCTTATTAGCCTCTTTGTTACTTATATATTCTTTTTGCTTTGGGCAGGAAGAAGAAACCCCATTAGATTCCATTGCAGAAAAGATGATTATCATGGAGGGCGATTCTATTATGCAAAGCACTATTGCTTTAGAAGAGTATTATGTTTTTAGTAAACTTAAATTTTCTAGCTACGAGGAAAAATTAAGGTATTATATATTAAGGAGGAAAACATTAAAGGTGTATCCATACGCGAAATTAGCAGCGGATAGGCTTACAGAATTAAATGATAGCTTAACTAGGATAACGAAGAACTCAGATAAAAGGAAGTACACTAGAGAGATTCAGAAGTATATTGAGGGAGAGTTTTCTGATGAATTAAAGAAGTTAACACGCACGGAAGGGCAAATCTTGGTAAAACTTATTCATCGGCAAACGGGTAATACGGCTTTTGATCTGGTGAAAGAATTAAGGAACGGTTGGCGAGCATTTTGGTATAATGCCACGGCTAAAATGTTTAAGATAAGTATAAAGGAAGAGTTTCATCCGGAGTTGGTGCATGAAGAC
Coding sequences within:
- the hisS gene encoding histidine--tRNA ligase produces the protein MAQKPSIPKGTRDFTPSEVVKRNYIFDTIKKNFQTFGFQPIETPSFENSDTLMGKYGDEGDRLIFKILNSGDYLNKVDDAIYREKNSNAITSKISEKALRYDLTVPFARYVVMHQNEIDFPFKRYQIQPVWRADRPQKGRFREFYQCDADVVGSNSLLQEVEFVQLYDAVFADLKLDGVTIKMNNRKILAGIAEVIGAKDNLIDFTVALDKLDKIGEEGVKKEMLEKGISEASIEKASPLFNLTGTNLEQLDALEKLLSSSEEGAKGVEELRFIMETISELGLQTATLAIDVTLARGLNYYTGAIFEVGAPEGVKMGSIGGGGRYDDLTGIFGLKDVSGVGISFGLDRIYLVLEELDLFPEAIDRSLQVLCVNFGEKEALTALKLVTNLRKIGIKADVYPSSAKMQKQMKYANNRNVPFVILIGDEELANNSFVVKNMKAGSQETYSLDKVEEFSATL
- a CDS encoding carboxypeptidase regulatory-like domain-containing protein translates to MFKKAYAVFVLLFVSFGALSQVTTSNIKGLIIDDVNEPLFGANIVAVHTPTGTTYGAISNEDGRFNLLNLRVGGPYEVSISYIGYKTQSKSDVYLTLGQTFNVNVTLASDSQALQEVVVVSDQSGTFGSDRTGAETSVGRRELTRLPTISRSASDFTRLEPTASGNSFGGRNDQYNNFSLDGAIFNNPFGLDSPTPGGQTGSQPISLDAIEQIQVSTAPYDVSQSGFTGATVNAVTKSGTNEFHGTVYGFFRNEDLTGGKVKGEDVIKPKLSQNQYGVSIGGPIVKNKLFFFANFEKEERDDLGTNGWIPNTGSGAINESRVLESDLMAVQSALAGLGYDTGAYSGFTYGSGSTKGLFKLDWNINDKNRLALIYNFLDASSEKPAHPTAIGLRGPSFSTLQFEKSGYEINNKLNSFQLELNSTLSDEVTNKLQVGYTHFDDFRDPLSSPAPSILIQDGAGSNYIVAGHEPFSIHNRLDQKVFQLTNNMNIFKGNHTYTVGFSFEKFQFDNSFNLGNYGGTFGFDVNGTPNDFSDDRNFQSVAEFLSFAQPGGLIDGMIQGAEAQFANNNQFDDGDGWQLAETNVGQLSFYVQDEWSATENLKLTYGIRFDKPLYFDTRDKIRENIERKIGNYQPDNLYYNPNTGEQTTIDSETLPNNNWLVSPRFGFNWDLKGDKTTQLRGGTGVFTGRLPFVWLGNQVQGVDFFFYQAVDPDFQWPQVWRTNLGVDHRFDNDIVLTADVSYTKDLNAAHVQNWGLDTPSGTLNAPGDNRSVYEAGDFASNAFGGSTNAYVFTNSDKGRVWNASVKAQKNFNNGLYVMGAYSYLNAKDVNSIEAEITGDAFDFNPTLGNANEDVLGFSKYGDTHRFIGVLSKNFEYGQGKWNTTISTFFEYGQGARYNYTYAGNINGDSSFQNNDLLYIPTAAEVGQMQFSGAGQAEAFEAYIQQDDYLSDNRGEYMERYGALAPWRGKWDMKILQDYTFNNDNKIQFSIDVLNVGNLINSDWGVIQQPNNVSPIGVSVDATNTPTYTFDPSLTKTYGFDASLASRWQAQFGVRYIF
- a CDS encoding NUDIX domain-containing protein, producing MDELIDIVTDNGLKTGETVLKSVAHRDGIFHQTVHIWFYTKNHQILLQQRGKDKNTFPLLFDVSVAGHIHAGEAIETAALREIEEEIGLLVSKNDLKKIGVFKSIQNHHLELIDAEFHHTFIAELKVPLQELIKQESEVEDLQLTSLIKFSEETWGMANPKKYVPHSATYYKTVIKAIKKEL
- a CDS encoding DUF6495 family protein, with product MKYTRLTKQQLEELHQEFINFLATQSITGDEWEKIKTDTPEVAEEEIDVFSDLVWEGVLNKVDFVENISAQQMHLFHLTDKEMKLISVKVMNPEIDLTTEIGFNWFKKNWQSDFVEYLSASKAYKDDKNLDKFELIKKGAVITKGELYQWFEKVIG
- a CDS encoding DUF4294 domain-containing protein, with amino-acid sequence MKKNFLLASLLLIYSFCFGQEEETPLDSIAEKMIIMEGDSIMQSTIALEEYYVFSKLKFSSYEEKLRYYILRRKTLKVYPYAKLAADRLTELNDSLTRITKNSDKRKYTREIQKYIEGEFSDELKKLTRTEGQILVKLIHRQTGNTAFDLVKELRNGWRAFWYNATAKMFKISIKEEFHPELVHEDYLIEDILQRAFSEFRIERQKSALNFDYSQLTDKWSAQKK
- a CDS encoding M42 family metallopeptidase, with amino-acid sequence MSTNKILTKKSIEFLEKYLNNASPTGYESEGQKIWMEYLKPYVDTFITDTYGTAVGVINPDAKYKVVIEGHSDEISWYVNYITDEGLLYVIRNGGSDHQIAPSKWVNIHTDKGIVKGIFGWPAIHTRDNSKEEAPKLDNIFIDIGAKDKKEVEKMGVHVGCVITYPDTFQILNGNKFVCRAIDNRAGGFMIAEVARLLHENKKKLPFGLYITNSVQEEIGLRGAEMITQTIKPNVAIVTDVCHDTTTPMIDKKKQGHTEIGAGPVISYAPAVQNKLRERIIKTAEANNIPFQRMASSRYTGTDTDAFAYSNGGVASALISLPLRYMHTTVETVHQDDVENVIKLIYETVLNIKDGETFSYFE